The proteins below come from a single Acaryochloris sp. CCMEE 5410 genomic window:
- a CDS encoding IS630 family transposase: MNDVALEDLVFLDETGVNLAMVPLYGRAQQGHRVYNMKPNKRGINVTLIGAMALRGVMAILSFDGGTTGDIYRFYVRTVLVPQLWKGAVVVMDNLPAHKVDGIRTLIEDAGAKLVYLSPYSPDFNPIEHCWSKLKTYLRKVKARVREGLDEALTAGLELIESEDIRNWFAHCYCHEPL; encoded by the coding sequence ATGAATGATGTTGCCCTCGAAGATTTAGTCTTCCTGGATGAGACTGGGGTGAACTTGGCGATGGTGCCTCTCTATGGAAGAGCACAGCAGGGCCATCGAGTCTATAACATGAAGCCGAATAAACGAGGCATCAATGTAACCCTGATTGGGGCAATGGCGCTGCGAGGTGTGATGGCGATCTTGAGTTTCGATGGGGGTACTACAGGCGATATTTATCGTTTCTATGTCCGAACAGTGTTGGTACCTCAATTATGGAAGGGGGCGGTGGTGGTGATGGATAATCTGCCTGCTCACAAGGTGGATGGTATCAGAACACTCATTGAAGATGCGGGGGCGAAGTTAGTGTACCTGTCCCCCTACTCACCTGATTTCAATCCCATTGAGCACTGTTGGTCGAAGCTCAAAACCTATCTGCGTAAGGTCAAAGCCAGAGTTAGAGAGGGGTTAGATGAGGCGCTCACTGCAGGATTAGAACTGATTGAGAGCGAGGATATTCGCAATTGGTTCGCACATTGTTACTGTCATGAACCATTGTGA
- the atpE gene encoding ATP synthase F0 subunit C, translating to MDPLVAAASVLAAALGIGISTIGPALAQGNAAGKAVEGIARQPEAEGKIRGTLLLCLAFMESLTIYGLVIALVLLFANPFA from the coding sequence ATGGATCCGTTAGTTGCTGCTGCTTCTGTATTAGCTGCTGCCCTGGGAATTGGCATCTCTACAATTGGCCCTGCTCTTGCTCAAGGTAATGCTGCTGGAAAAGCGGTAGAAGGGATCGCCCGTCAGCCCGAAGCAGAAGGAAAAATCCGAGGCACTTTGTTGTTGTGTTTGGCGTTTATGGAATCCCTAACCATTTATGGTTTGGTGATCGCCCTTGTTCTACTGTTCGCCAACCCCTTCGCCTAA
- a CDS encoding F0F1 ATP synthase subunit B → MGMFNWLASAGMTGFPQLAEAGGYSLNFDILEANLVNLVIVIGLLIYFGRGFLGESLVKRREAIETAISEAEANQKKAAATLAEEQEKLAQAQAEAKKILANAQTNASKAKEQILAEAKTEIQRIKDAGSQDTSASQERAIAEIRQRVTAMALEKVEADLKNQLGNNESAQRKLVDQSIALLGGNS, encoded by the coding sequence ATGGGGATGTTTAATTGGCTGGCAAGCGCTGGCATGACTGGGTTTCCACAACTAGCTGAGGCTGGTGGTTACAGCCTTAACTTTGATATTTTGGAAGCCAATCTCGTCAACTTGGTAATCGTTATCGGATTACTCATTTATTTTGGTCGAGGCTTTTTAGGGGAGTCCCTAGTAAAGCGACGAGAAGCCATTGAAACCGCAATCTCCGAAGCTGAAGCCAATCAAAAGAAGGCTGCTGCAACTTTGGCAGAGGAGCAAGAGAAGCTTGCTCAAGCCCAAGCAGAAGCGAAAAAGATTTTGGCAAATGCTCAGACCAATGCGAGTAAAGCGAAGGAGCAAATCCTGGCTGAAGCAAAAACTGAGATTCAACGCATCAAAGATGCTGGATCTCAAGACACTTCTGCAAGTCAGGAACGTGCGATCGCAGAAATTCGACAGCGCGTTACCGCTATGGCCCTAGAGAAAGTGGAAGCTGATTTGAAAAATCAGTTAGGGAATAATGAATCCGCCCAGCGGAAATTAGTCGATCAAAGCATTGCCTTGCTAGGAGGCAACTCATGA
- a CDS encoding transposase — protein MKAYSMDLRQKVFDACQKGEGSIRQLAARFNVSASFVNDLIQRHR, from the coding sequence ATGAAAGCCTACTCAATGGACCTGCGCCAGAAAGTCTTCGATGCCTGCCAAAAGGGCGAAGGCTCGATTCGTCAGTTGGCAGCGCGCTTCAACGTTAGTGCTAGTTTTGTCAATGACCTAATTCAACGGCATCGTTAG
- the atpB gene encoding F0F1 ATP synthase subunit A has protein sequence MHHSSLLLDSFNGFTALPLASLEVGQHLYWQIGGLKVHGQVLITSWIVIGILVIVSVLSTRKVERIPSGLQNFMEYALEFVRDLTKNQIGEKEYRPWVPFIGTLFLFIFVSNWSGALFPWKLISLPEGELAAPTNDINTTVALALCTSFVYFYAGFRKKGLGYFRKYIEPTPVLLPIAILEDFTKPLSLSFRLFGNILADELVVAVLVLLVPLIVPLPVMLLGLFTSGIQALVFATLAGAYIHESLEGHGEEEEAH, from the coding sequence ATGCATCACAGCAGCCTTCTGCTAGATTCTTTTAATGGGTTCACCGCCTTGCCTTTAGCAAGTTTAGAGGTGGGTCAGCACTTATACTGGCAGATCGGTGGCTTAAAGGTTCATGGTCAGGTTCTGATTACATCCTGGATCGTCATCGGCATCTTAGTCATTGTGTCTGTGCTGTCAACCCGCAAGGTTGAGCGCATTCCTAGTGGTCTCCAAAATTTCATGGAGTACGCGCTAGAGTTTGTCCGTGATTTGACCAAAAATCAAATTGGCGAGAAAGAATACCGTCCATGGGTGCCATTCATCGGGACGCTCTTTCTGTTCATTTTTGTCTCCAATTGGTCCGGTGCTTTATTCCCCTGGAAGCTGATTAGCCTTCCTGAGGGAGAACTCGCAGCACCCACAAACGACATCAACACCACTGTCGCATTGGCATTGTGTACCTCGTTTGTTTACTTTTACGCAGGATTTCGGAAAAAAGGACTCGGTTACTTTCGCAAGTACATCGAACCCACTCCGGTACTGCTCCCAATTGCGATTCTTGAAGATTTCACCAAGCCGCTTTCCCTTAGTTTCCGTCTGTTTGGTAACATCCTTGCTGACGAACTAGTGGTTGCTGTTTTGGTGTTACTGGTTCCCTTAATTGTGCCTTTGCCTGTGATGTTGCTGGGACTCTTTACCAGCGGTATTCAAGCATTGGTATTTGCGACCTTGGCTGGTGCCTATATTCACGAGTCATTAGAAGGTCATGGGGAAGAAGAAGAGGCCCACTAA
- a CDS encoding alpha/beta hydrolase-fold protein, with product MAEKPGISSSQPQPSPLPIQTSEQIDKPLQQIIPVSTEEGLRSVQSSQSKASRVGVVMNAIAGWNRNLQVKDVYYDLYLPPQLQENPNPQRPCLVVLPGWDFPRTSWVENTNLVSFADRYGYVLLLPEMDKTLYASAYYPETTLKWNSIPGGAFIKEAFIPAVQKRHQLLLPGQHNTLLGLSTGGRGVALVALENPSLFVAGASLSGDFSQENTPEDRLMTALYGPFAQFQSRWLGRDNPQARASEWTMPLYLSHGTADDIVPESQSRLFFEALKQQPSAVVEYHPVAGAGHDYPYWGSQLEAVFKFIDQPR from the coding sequence GTGGCTGAAAAACCTGGTATTTCGTCTTCCCAGCCACAACCCTCGCCATTGCCGATCCAGACCTCTGAACAGATTGACAAGCCACTACAACAGATCATCCCTGTCTCTACTGAAGAGGGCTTAAGGTCGGTGCAGTCCTCTCAATCAAAGGCTTCTAGGGTTGGTGTAGTGATGAATGCGATCGCAGGTTGGAATCGGAATTTGCAGGTCAAAGACGTTTATTACGATTTGTATCTACCGCCACAATTACAAGAAAACCCCAATCCTCAGCGTCCCTGTTTAGTGGTTTTACCGGGCTGGGACTTTCCCCGAACCAGCTGGGTCGAAAACACCAACTTAGTCAGCTTTGCCGATCGCTACGGCTATGTCTTGTTGCTGCCAGAGATGGACAAAACCCTCTATGCCAGCGCCTACTATCCTGAAACCACCCTCAAGTGGAACAGCATCCCAGGGGGAGCATTCATCAAGGAAGCGTTTATCCCCGCCGTCCAGAAACGTCATCAGCTACTCCTGCCGGGCCAGCACAACACCCTGCTGGGTCTGTCTACTGGAGGCAGAGGAGTGGCTTTGGTAGCCCTCGAAAATCCAAGCTTATTTGTTGCGGGAGCTAGCTTGTCAGGAGACTTTAGCCAAGAGAATACGCCTGAGGATCGGCTAATGACCGCCTTGTATGGTCCTTTTGCGCAATTCCAATCCCGTTGGCTGGGGCGAGATAACCCTCAAGCTAGAGCATCAGAATGGACCATGCCGCTTTATCTATCCCACGGCACGGCAGATGACATTGTGCCAGAGTCGCAGAGTCGCTTGTTTTTTGAAGCCTTAAAACAGCAGCCGTCGGCAGTTGTGGAGTATCATCCAGTGGCTGGTGCTGGCCATGATTATCCCTATTGGGGAAGCCAATTAGAGGCCGTCTTTAAGTTTATTGACCAGCCCCGATAG
- a CDS encoding ankyrin repeat domain-containing protein, with protein MDLSQAIGNLFDQEEGAKSEDSKLSDLLSRIAQLLPDTSSSNPDGDQDAEVLYRQLTDAARSGQNDLFLELVKAEKTQPPSNEPTLLMAAVLAHQHEVVKALMAAGADVNAKVKKFFEFNALDLAVGEENIAITQTLLEAGADPNWINTSPGLAPITKAIQKNNTELVRLLLKHNASVVFETKAKPLVEAAQNDNPEIINLLIEAGCSINDKNYNSQSALQIACLNCNVETIKTLLAAGAQLSASGDELFSIFYAKGYARQLSGLLGEKPDPTPKIPLALQALIDAGADLNVVSNTGTTALATAIQHGYLEAVKLLLAKGADPNLSCQSIDSWMLQNPELQDHYRERFDKTMPLNLAAAFGRFEMVQTLLDAGADPGCIDEKGRTALKIAIKEGHQDIVTLLKKTGAPDTPEVMEHPSDTLLGAAKKGHLELLSSALAAGADPNASQVSAGRQRREKTALMFAAERGHLDVVKRLLEAGAEVDLSDRPGKKFGKTPLMYAAQSDQADILKYFLEAGAVIDAQDKRGQTALFYAVEAKAAAAVEVLLTYGADPHKQSWDGTPFEQASYSNSQITKLITTADHQRSSEMSAEARVEMLSSAAFDGNADLVRDLIHQGVDINATDKDSGWTALMSGAAQGHITVVQLLLAAGAEVNRDLPSGKTALSEAAYWGRTEIVKLLISAGANLNSADSDGWTPVMKTLVWNATEVLQVLLDAGADASVRNEDGKMVLAIAIADGKTEIANILRQAGVTE; from the coding sequence ATGGATTTGTCTCAGGCAATTGGAAATCTCTTTGATCAGGAAGAGGGAGCTAAATCAGAAGATTCAAAACTTTCAGACTTGCTAAGCCGCATCGCCCAGCTTTTACCAGACACTTCATCTTCTAATCCTGATGGTGACCAAGACGCAGAAGTCCTCTACAGACAACTGACTGATGCCGCCCGTTCAGGCCAGAATGACTTGTTTTTGGAATTAGTGAAAGCTGAAAAAACGCAACCACCTTCTAATGAACCTACTTTACTGATGGCAGCCGTCTTGGCTCATCAGCATGAAGTTGTGAAAGCATTGATGGCCGCAGGAGCTGATGTTAATGCCAAGGTCAAAAAGTTCTTTGAATTTAATGCCTTGGATCTGGCTGTTGGCGAAGAAAATATTGCCATTACCCAAACGCTTCTAGAGGCTGGTGCTGACCCCAACTGGATCAATACCAGTCCAGGGCTTGCTCCAATCACTAAAGCGATCCAGAAAAACAATACTGAACTGGTACGCTTGCTCTTGAAACATAATGCCAGTGTGGTGTTTGAGACAAAGGCAAAACCTCTGGTGGAAGCGGCTCAAAACGATAATCCAGAGATCATCAATCTGTTAATCGAAGCTGGTTGCAGCATTAACGACAAGAACTATAATAGCCAATCAGCACTACAGATCGCTTGCCTAAACTGCAACGTTGAAACCATTAAAACTTTGCTTGCTGCTGGCGCTCAGCTTAGTGCTTCTGGGGATGAGCTGTTTTCAATTTTTTATGCTAAAGGATATGCCAGACAACTATCAGGTTTATTAGGCGAGAAACCTGACCCTACACCCAAAATTCCCCTTGCTCTGCAAGCTCTAATCGATGCAGGTGCCGATCTAAATGTGGTTAGCAATACGGGTACAACGGCATTGGCAACAGCTATTCAGCATGGATATTTAGAGGCCGTTAAGTTGCTGTTGGCAAAAGGGGCAGATCCAAACTTGTCCTGTCAGTCCATCGATTCATGGATGTTACAGAACCCCGAACTGCAGGATCATTATCGTGAACGTTTTGATAAAACGATGCCCCTGAATTTGGCGGCTGCTTTTGGCCGATTTGAAATGGTTCAAACCTTACTTGATGCGGGTGCAGATCCAGGATGTATAGATGAAAAAGGACGAACCGCTCTAAAGATTGCCATTAAGGAGGGGCATCAAGACATTGTTACGCTTCTCAAGAAGACAGGTGCCCCTGATACCCCTGAGGTTATGGAGCATCCTTCGGATACTTTGCTGGGTGCCGCTAAAAAGGGACATCTAGAGTTACTCTCATCTGCATTAGCTGCAGGGGCTGATCCGAACGCAAGCCAAGTTTCAGCCGGGCGTCAACGACGGGAAAAGACAGCCCTGATGTTTGCTGCAGAAAGGGGGCATTTAGATGTCGTCAAACGGCTGCTAGAAGCTGGTGCTGAGGTGGACTTGAGCGATCGCCCTGGCAAGAAATTTGGCAAAACTCCCCTGATGTATGCAGCTCAAAGTGATCAGGCTGATATTCTCAAGTATTTTCTGGAAGCAGGAGCAGTGATAGATGCTCAAGATAAGCGAGGCCAAACGGCTCTGTTTTATGCGGTGGAGGCTAAAGCAGCAGCGGCGGTAGAAGTCTTACTCACCTATGGGGCCGATCCCCATAAACAAAGCTGGGATGGTACTCCGTTTGAGCAAGCGAGCTACAGCAATTCACAAATCACCAAATTGATTACGACTGCCGACCATCAGCGAAGCAGCGAGATGAGTGCAGAGGCTCGGGTGGAAATGCTTAGTTCAGCTGCATTCGACGGTAATGCAGACCTAGTAAGGGATTTGATCCACCAAGGAGTGGATATTAATGCAACGGACAAGGATAGCGGTTGGACGGCCCTGATGTCTGGGGCGGCCCAAGGGCACATCACAGTTGTGCAATTGCTACTTGCTGCAGGAGCTGAGGTCAATCGAGACCTTCCTTCTGGGAAAACGGCTTTATCCGAAGCTGCTTACTGGGGCCGCACCGAGATTGTCAAACTGCTAATTTCAGCAGGCGCTAATCTTAACTCGGCAGATTCAGACGGCTGGACACCCGTTATGAAAACCCTGGTTTGGAACGCCACTGAAGTGTTGCAGGTTTTACTAGATGCTGGCGCAGATGCTTCGGTGCGAAATGAGGATGGGAAAATGGTCCTGGCGATAGCAATTGCGGATGGAAAAACTGAGATCGCAAATATCCTTCGCCAAGCTGGAGTGACCGAATAA
- a CDS encoding recombinase family protein: MRIVAYLYQDLTWETQLDSTIWGWEVDRVYQDLDWRRSQLAAMLADFQAETPDYLLVMRLEDLGESLSQVTENLVQLEGLGICLIAIEQDYQSPNFKLGQAKIEQNGAESTDSSQLLVLLDAIQAEQRSRRIRHGHAQNRIKRRPPPGKAPYGYKRGKDRYVIDRTVSPVVKDFFEHFLLYGSLRGSVRHIAKKHGKKISVSTGRRWLTNPVYRGDLTYQNQQVVMDTHTPLLSREEGAQVDRLLRRNRSMTPRAASAPRSLSGIVFCATCQSPMTISRVMPRGKGKEYLYLRPTKCPDKPRCQAISYDKILQKTIQSICDQLPQAVAGVNQPILSQFKQGVDAEIAAKQKILSQLPELVETNVLDQSTADLRAYNLQTEIAELKSRLAQLPPVNLKEIAQTVSIDQFWMDLSESERRFYFREFIRQVDLIRDGKDCAVKLNFMF; this comes from the coding sequence ATGCGCATTGTTGCCTATCTCTACCAGGACTTAACGTGGGAAACGCAATTGGATTCCACCATTTGGGGCTGGGAAGTCGATCGGGTCTATCAGGATTTGGATTGGCGACGATCTCAACTGGCGGCGATGTTGGCGGATTTTCAGGCCGAGACACCTGATTATTTGTTGGTGATGCGGCTGGAAGATTTGGGGGAATCTCTGAGCCAGGTTACGGAGAATCTAGTGCAGTTGGAAGGACTGGGGATTTGCCTGATTGCAATTGAACAGGATTACCAATCTCCGAATTTCAAACTAGGCCAGGCCAAAATTGAGCAGAATGGTGCAGAAAGCACAGATTCATCCCAGCTATTAGTCTTACTGGATGCCATTCAAGCGGAGCAGCGCAGTCGGCGCATTCGCCACGGTCATGCCCAGAATCGGATCAAACGACGTCCCCCGCCGGGGAAAGCCCCCTATGGCTATAAGCGGGGCAAGGACCGATACGTGATCGATCGCACTGTTTCTCCAGTCGTTAAGGACTTCTTTGAACATTTTTTGCTGTACGGATCGTTGCGTGGATCAGTGCGACATATTGCCAAGAAGCACGGCAAGAAAATATCGGTTTCAACGGGGCGACGATGGCTAACTAACCCTGTATATCGAGGCGATTTAACCTACCAAAACCAGCAGGTGGTCATGGATACCCATACACCACTACTTTCCCGAGAAGAAGGAGCCCAGGTGGATCGGCTCTTGCGCCGAAATCGAAGTATGACGCCTAGGGCTGCGAGTGCACCTCGGTCTCTGTCTGGCATTGTATTTTGTGCTACTTGCCAATCGCCCATGACGATTTCGCGAGTGATGCCCCGAGGGAAGGGTAAGGAATATCTCTATCTTCGCCCCACCAAATGCCCTGATAAACCCAGATGCCAAGCGATTTCCTACGACAAGATTTTGCAGAAAACGATTCAATCTATTTGTGATCAACTCCCTCAAGCCGTAGCCGGGGTGAACCAACCGATTCTGAGTCAGTTTAAGCAAGGGGTAGATGCAGAAATTGCAGCCAAGCAAAAAATTTTGTCTCAATTGCCTGAACTGGTGGAAACCAATGTACTCGACCAATCGACGGCTGATTTGCGGGCCTATAATTTGCAAACGGAAATTGCAGAGTTAAAAAGTCGGTTGGCTCAACTCCCTCCGGTTAACTTAAAGGAGATCGCTCAAACGGTGTCCATTGATCAGTTTTGGATGGATTTATCAGAATCTGAACGACGCTTTTATTTTCGAGAATTTATTCGCCAGGTGGATCTAATTAGGGATGGCAAAGACTGTGCGGTCAAACTGAATTTTATGTTCTGA
- the atpH gene encoding ATP synthase F1 subunit delta: MTQSTVSSTIVEPYAEALMSVAQSNNLTNQIGEDVSFVLSLLQTSDDLKDFLVNPLTPADAQKAVLRQLAESRVQKQFFNFLLLLIDRRRIIFLEGICKYYQALLRKLNNTVLAEVTSTVELTDEQRHAITDKVKHMSQAAQVDLETNIDPDLIGGVIIKIGSQVLDASIRGQLRRMNSSITSLS; the protein is encoded by the coding sequence ATGACACAAAGCACGGTTAGCTCCACAATTGTTGAACCCTATGCCGAGGCGTTAATGTCTGTGGCCCAAAGCAATAATCTCACCAACCAAATTGGTGAAGATGTCAGCTTTGTCCTCAGTCTGTTGCAAACCTCTGATGACCTGAAAGATTTCTTGGTCAATCCACTTACCCCCGCCGATGCCCAGAAGGCCGTTCTCCGGCAGTTGGCTGAATCGCGGGTCCAGAAGCAGTTCTTCAATTTTCTACTGCTCTTGATTGATCGACGACGCATCATCTTCTTGGAAGGTATTTGCAAGTACTATCAGGCATTACTACGCAAACTCAATAACACGGTTTTGGCAGAAGTGACCTCAACGGTAGAACTTACCGATGAGCAACGTCATGCCATCACTGACAAAGTGAAACATATGAGTCAAGCGGCCCAGGTTGATCTTGAAACAAACATCGATCCTGACCTCATTGGCGGAGTGATTATTAAAATTGGCTCTCAAGTTTTAGACGCCAGCATTCGTGGCCAGTTGCGCCGGATGAATTCTTCTATAACAAGCCTGTCTTAA
- a CDS encoding F0F1 ATP synthase subunit gamma: MPNLKSIRDRISTVKNTKKITEAMRLVAAAKVRRAQEQVTATRPFADRLAQVLYGLQARLKFEEVELPLLQERALRKVCLLVVTGDRGLCGAYNSSVIKRAEERSNELKAKGIDYTFVLVGRKAIQYFQRRDQPIEATYGGLEQIPTAQEASEIADELLSLYLSEEVDHVELIYTRFISLVNSRPVVQTLLPLDPDALVVAEEDEVFRLTTRGGQFQVERERMERGTPQEMPSDMIFEQNPIQILDALLPLYLNNQLLRALQESAASELAARMTAMNNASDNASELIGTLTLSYNKARQAAITQELLEVVGGAEALN, translated from the coding sequence ATGCCAAACCTCAAATCGATTCGCGATCGTATTTCAACGGTCAAGAATACTAAAAAAATTACTGAGGCGATGCGGCTAGTGGCCGCCGCCAAGGTCCGGCGTGCCCAAGAGCAGGTGACGGCAACTCGTCCTTTCGCGGATCGGCTTGCTCAAGTGCTCTATGGCTTGCAGGCTAGACTTAAGTTCGAAGAAGTAGAGTTACCCTTACTGCAAGAACGGGCTTTGCGTAAAGTCTGTCTCTTAGTGGTCACAGGCGATCGCGGTCTCTGTGGTGCTTATAACAGTAGTGTGATTAAGCGCGCAGAAGAACGATCCAATGAGCTAAAAGCCAAAGGGATTGACTATACGTTTGTCCTTGTGGGTCGGAAAGCGATTCAGTATTTCCAACGCCGCGATCAGCCTATCGAAGCTACTTACGGTGGTCTGGAGCAAATCCCAACTGCTCAAGAGGCTTCTGAGATTGCTGATGAGCTTTTGTCTCTCTATCTATCAGAAGAAGTAGATCACGTTGAGTTGATTTACACCCGGTTTATCTCCCTGGTGAATTCTCGACCTGTGGTCCAGACCCTACTACCTCTCGATCCAGATGCGTTGGTCGTTGCTGAAGAAGATGAAGTCTTCCGATTAACCACCCGGGGTGGACAGTTTCAGGTGGAACGTGAGCGCATGGAGCGGGGAACTCCCCAGGAAATGCCTTCTGACATGATCTTCGAGCAAAATCCCATTCAAATTCTGGATGCTTTGTTACCGCTGTATTTAAACAATCAGCTACTGCGGGCATTGCAAGAATCAGCCGCCAGTGAATTGGCTGCTCGAATGACTGCGATGAACAATGCCAGTGATAATGCGTCTGAATTGATTGGAACGCTGACCTTGTCCTATAACAAGGCTCGACAAGCAGCGATTACCCAAGAACTGCTTGAGGTGGTCGGTGGTGCTGAAGCCCTGAACTAA
- the atpA gene encoding F0F1 ATP synthase subunit alpha, which yields MVSIRPDEISNIIRQQIEQYDQQVKVDNVGTVLQVGDGIARVYGLEQAMAGELLDFEDGTVGIALNLEEDNVGAVLMGDGRDLQEGSTVRSTGKIAQIPVGDALIGRVLDALARPIDGKGDINTSETRLIESPAPGIIERKSVYEPMQTGITAIDSMVPIGRGQRELIIGDRQTGKTAVAIDTILNQKSEDVICVYVAIGQKASTVAQVVEVLRERGALDYTVVVAANANDPATLQYLAPYTGAAIAEYFMYNGKHTLVIYDDLSKQAQAYRQMSLLLRRPPGREAYPGDVFYLHSRLLERAAKLSPELGEGSMTALPIVETQAGDVSAYIPTNVISITDGQIFLSSDLFNAGLRPAINAGISVSRVGSAAQIKAMKQVAGKLKLELAQFAELEAFAQFASDLDQATQNQLARGARLREILKQPQYSPLPVEEMVAVIYAGTNGYLDDVPTDKVTEFVQGMRDDLKANHGKYGELVRSEKKMGDEAEGILKTAIADFKKSFMAAV from the coding sequence ATGGTAAGCATCAGACCCGACGAAATTAGCAATATTATTCGCCAACAGATTGAACAATACGACCAGCAAGTCAAAGTTGACAATGTTGGCACCGTCCTCCAGGTGGGTGACGGTATCGCCCGTGTTTATGGCCTAGAACAAGCCATGGCAGGGGAACTTCTAGACTTTGAAGACGGTACTGTCGGTATCGCCCTAAACCTGGAAGAAGACAACGTGGGTGCGGTGCTCATGGGAGACGGTCGTGACCTGCAAGAAGGCAGCACGGTGCGCTCCACGGGCAAAATCGCCCAGATTCCCGTGGGTGATGCTTTGATTGGTCGCGTTCTAGATGCTCTAGCTCGCCCCATCGATGGTAAAGGCGACATCAACACCTCTGAAACTCGCCTAATTGAGTCTCCTGCCCCTGGCATTATTGAGCGAAAGTCCGTGTATGAGCCCATGCAAACGGGGATTACCGCGATTGACTCCATGGTGCCCATTGGCCGAGGTCAGCGTGAGTTGATTATTGGTGACCGTCAAACGGGTAAGACCGCCGTTGCCATTGACACTATCCTCAACCAAAAGTCTGAAGATGTGATTTGTGTCTACGTCGCCATCGGTCAAAAAGCCTCTACCGTGGCTCAGGTGGTTGAAGTCTTAAGAGAGCGGGGTGCTCTTGACTACACCGTCGTGGTTGCTGCCAACGCCAACGACCCAGCCACCCTCCAATATTTGGCGCCTTATACCGGTGCAGCTATTGCTGAGTACTTTATGTACAACGGCAAGCACACCTTGGTGATCTACGATGACCTTTCCAAGCAAGCTCAGGCTTATCGTCAGATGTCTCTGCTTCTCCGTCGTCCACCCGGACGTGAGGCTTATCCTGGTGACGTGTTCTATCTCCACTCTCGCTTGTTGGAGCGCGCTGCCAAGCTCAGTCCTGAATTGGGTGAAGGCAGTATGACCGCTCTACCGATTGTGGAAACTCAAGCGGGTGACGTGTCGGCCTACATTCCTACTAACGTTATTTCCATTACCGACGGTCAGATCTTCTTGTCTTCTGACTTGTTCAACGCTGGTCTGCGGCCTGCGATTAACGCCGGTATTTCCGTGTCCCGAGTGGGATCTGCAGCCCAGATTAAAGCCATGAAACAGGTGGCCGGTAAGCTCAAGCTAGAGCTAGCTCAGTTTGCTGAACTAGAAGCGTTTGCTCAGTTTGCCTCTGACCTAGACCAAGCCACCCAGAATCAGTTGGCTCGGGGTGCTCGTCTACGGGAAATTCTGAAGCAGCCTCAATATTCTCCATTACCAGTAGAAGAGATGGTTGCAGTCATTTATGCCGGTACCAATGGCTATCTGGATGATGTCCCCACGGATAAAGTGACGGAGTTTGTTCAAGGCATGCGGGATGACCTGAAAGCCAACCATGGCAAGTATGGCGAGTTAGTCCGTAGCGAGAAGAAAATGGGTGACGAAGCCGAAGGAATTCTCAAAACAGCCATTGCTGACTTTAAGAAATCTTTTATGGCTGCGGTCTAG
- a CDS encoding F0F1 ATP synthase subunit B': protein MFDFNGTLPLMMFQFFLLVAVLNAVFFKPLTQAIDERDGFIRTNNTEARERLAKAKSLTEQYEQELAGTRKQSQQVLADAQAEAQKIAQTQITEAQKQVQAEVMKAQAELESQKQSAFSELEKQVDTLSQQILNKLLGSTLA, encoded by the coding sequence ATGTTTGATTTTAATGGCACGTTGCCATTGATGATGTTCCAGTTCTTTTTGTTGGTCGCTGTGCTGAACGCAGTGTTCTTCAAACCCCTCACTCAAGCGATTGATGAGCGAGATGGGTTTATTCGCACCAACAATACTGAAGCCCGTGAGCGTTTGGCTAAAGCCAAGAGCTTAACTGAGCAATATGAACAGGAGTTGGCAGGCACGCGAAAGCAATCACAACAAGTGTTGGCAGATGCTCAAGCCGAAGCCCAAAAAATTGCTCAAACACAAATCACTGAAGCCCAGAAACAAGTTCAAGCTGAAGTGATGAAAGCTCAAGCCGAACTCGAGTCACAGAAACAGTCCGCCTTTAGCGAATTAGAGAAGCAGGTTGATACCCTCAGCCAGCAAATTCTCAATAAGCTCTTAGGCTCCACCCTGGCATAA